A genomic window from Purpureocillium takamizusanense chromosome 2, complete sequence includes:
- a CDS encoding uncharacterized protein (EggNog:ENOG503NTYE), translating to MMLPRKRQRPNPAAVSSASLPTTAVSPHIATSQAATSAASEPGLGQHREPHMPHPLPSDPSAASNPEVGHHNKELRKAKSWYGSWPRTPNKASASTSVARENILGGTVRSRGAPDLSRFDPKKGDDTASLRSAHASSLSKVPEDAPPESATSTNALADANDEPKQEVQSELKPAAADRQDGSRDPTDQQTTAVTAAPQKAAAAAASSGSWLGWWSRTPNTASDTEMTKSPAPPDDAADEARPSTPPVQTAADQPSADPPQSEPPPPSSSWFGFLGASSTTPSVKQDPASNTDATAKEPEDVVMEDAPPPPKPEAEPAPKAGSTWAFWSRDSPNKGGKQPDPESGEIAVMGEGSEAHPTPMAEGDVSSPPAKPSKADVKAREGRSTWRRGKRARPASMDTESPTPTPPNGSVADKAAAEPAVRPQTETKAVAKVDAAKAVTAEPESTPKTPPNLLLPSFTSTYQMKEDPSILSQIKSFLLRTSQPAANHVFRVKDPPKIRKAIAIGVHGLFPATYLRPMIGQPTGTSLRFASLCADAIRRWADAHGCGGEDCEIEKVALEGEGRISDRVDNLWKLLLNWIEHIRAADLILIASHSQGVPVSVMLLEKLIDLGIVTNARIGVCAMAGVALGPFPDYKSSILMGSAAELWDFGNPLSVNSQRFEAAMQRVLDYGARITFIGSIDDQLVPMESAVYSPASHPYIYRAVFIDGRVHAPDFIAHLVGFALKLRNLGVSDHGLVRELSAPLAGSLYSGEGHSRLYYDAAVYDLAVAHALETTSVAPGTPCEMRRPAAAAAAAAVSSSSSSSVKGGAGAPATAASGGAGSLGSNAATAPLLASPNPYVLPWIMRGVLEEDFVRTELHAETEELLRKFDDWRPANKALKDVKYRLEAVRSKL from the exons atgaTGCTCCCGCGAAAGAGACAGCGCCCCAACCCGGCAGCCGTCAGCTCCGCCAGTCTGCCGACCacggccgtgtcgccgcACATTGCTACGTCACAGGCCGCGACCTCAGCTGCCTCGGAGCcgggcctcggccagcaccgcGAGCCCCATATGCCGCACCCGCTGCCCTCGGaccccagcgccgcgtcgaaCCCGGAAGTTGGCCATCATAATAAAGAG CTGCGCAAGGCAAAGAGCTGGTACGGATCGTGGCCGCGCACCCCCAACAAGGCATCTGCTTCGACATCTGTCGCGAGAGAAAACATTCTCGGAGGGACCGTCCGCTCCAGAGGAGCCCCCGACCTGAGTCGTTTCGATCCCAAAAAGGGCGACGACACGGCGAGTCTGCGCAGCGCTCACGCCTCGTCACTCTCCAAGGTCCCCGAGGACGCGCCGCCAGAGtccgccacctccaccaaCGCCCTCGCAGACGCAAACGACGAGCCGAAGCAGGAGGTTCAGTCCGAATTGAAgcccgcagcggccgacAGACAAGACGGCAGTCGAGACCCGACTGATCAGCAGACGACCGCCGTCACAGCAGCTCCGCAaaaagcggcggcggcggcggcatcatctgGCAGTTGGCTTGGGTGGTGGTCAAGAACGCCCAACACAGCATCAGACACCGAAATGACAAAATCACCCGCACCGCccgacgatgcggccgacgaggccagaCCGAGCACACCTCCCGTacagacggcggcggaccagCCGTCCGCAGACCCTCCACAGAgcgaaccgccgccgccatcgtcatcgtggtTCGGGTTCCTGGGCGCCTCGAGCACCACCCCCTCGGTGAAGCAGGACCCGGCTTCCAATACAGACGCGACAGCCAAGGAACCCGAGGACGTTGTCATGGAAGacgcccctcctccaccgaaGCCGGAGGCTGAGCCGGCGCCGAAAGCCGGCTCGACCTGGGCGTTTTGGTCAAGAGACTCCCCCAACAAGGGCGGCAAGCAACCTGACCCAGAGTCCGGCGAGATCGCCGTGATGGGAGAAGGCTCCGAGGCACACCCCACGCCgatggccgagggcgatgtCTCGAGCCCGCCGGCTAAGCCTTCCAAGGCAGACGTCAAGGCCAGGGAGGGTAGgtcgacatggcggcgcggcaagAGAGCCAGGCCCGCGTCCATGGACACAgagtcgccgacgccgacgccccccaATGGCTCCGTCGCAGACAAGGCCGCGGCAGAGCCTGCAGTACGTCCTCAGACGGAAACGAAGGCCGTAGCAAAGGTGGACGCAGCCAAGGCCGTTACCGCCGAACCCGAGTCGACGCCCAAGACCCCACCCAATCTGCTCCTCCCGTCCTTCACCAGCACATATCAGATGAAGGAGGACCCGTCCATCCTGTCGCAGATCAAGAGTTTCCTCCTGCGCACCTCGCAGCCGGCCGCGAACCACGTCTTCCGCGTCAAAGACCCGCCTAAGATCCGTAAGGCCATCGCCATTGGCGTCCACGGCCTCTTCCCCGCGACGTACCTGCGGCCCATGATCGGGCAACCGACGGGCACGTCGCTGCGCTTCGCCAGCCTGTGCGCCGACGCGATCCGGCGGTGGGCCGACGCGcacggctgcggcggcgaggactgTGAGATCGAAAAGgtggcgctcgagggcgagggtcgCATCAGCGACCGCGTCGACAACCTGTggaagctgctgctcaactGGATCGAGCACAtacgcgccgccgacctcatcctcatcgcctCCCACTCTCAGGGCGTTCCCGTCAGCGTCATGCTgctcgagaagctcatcgACCTCGGCATCGTGACAAACGCCCGCATCGGCGtctgcgccatggccggcgtcgccctcgggccCTTTCCCGACTACAAGTCTAGCATCCTCATGGGCTCGGCCGCGGAGCTGTGGGACTTTGGCAACCCGTTGAGCGTCAACTCGCAGCGCTTCGAGGCGGCCATGCAGCGTGTCCTCGACTACGGCGCGCGCATCACCTTTATTGGGAGCATCGACGACCAGCTCGTGCCCATGGAG TCGGCCGTCTACTCTCCCGCCAGCCACCCCTACATCTAccgcgccgtcttcatcgaTGGGCGCGTCCACGCCCCAGATTTCATCGCCCATCTCGTCGGCTTCGCCCTCAAGCTGCGCAACCTCGGCGTCTCGGACCACGGCCTCGTGCGTGAGCTCTCCGCCCCGCTCGCGGGCAGCCTCTActcgggcgagggccacTCGCGCCTTTactacgacgccgccgtttacgacctcgccgtcgcccacgccctcgagACCACGTCCGTCGCGCCCGGCACCCCCTGCGAGatgcgccgccccgccgctgcagcagcagctgccgctgtctcgtcttcttcgtcgtcgtcggtcaagggcggcgcgggtgcgcCAGCTACGGCAGCAAGCGGAGGAGCAGGCAGTCTAGGCAGCAacgcggccacggcccccctcctcgccagcCCGAACCCGTACGTCCTGCCGTGGATCATgcgcggcgtcctcgaggaggacTTTGTGCGCACCGAGCTGCAcgccgagacggaggagcTGTTGCGCAAGTTTGACGACTGGCGGCCCGCCAacaaggccctcaaggacGTCAAGTACCGCCTTGAGGCGGTGCGCTCCAAGCTGTGA
- the RRP5 gene encoding rRNA biogenesis protein rrp5 (BUSCO:EOG092603YJ~COG:A~EggNog:ENOG503NVPJ), whose product MSNLKRKEAPGGPPPSKTAKKLKEARPSKNDATAKDATPASKPSKKPAEPKAPVVSLLKDDEPIFPRGGGSVLTPLEQKQIQLEAKADAMRDDEFDTGGKAQKKKKRKVSLKSDGKPGSSKKNTEGTVKVESLNFKKLVKGSLVLGQVTRINRLDLEIALPNNLAGRVSIVAISEQLTDRLQSNAVEKDDGDGDDDEESSDESNVDLKSLFAVGQYLRLYVVSTLDESAVTGKARRKINLSLRPAETNEGLDKDDLVPNSTVMAAVVSVEDRGCVMDIGISGLRAFLPTGEIDPSIDRDRLQPGSVFLCHVTGQGKGKVVQLSLLQKALGNVKAVPTEATTISTFLPGTAVDVLVSHADRRGLAGKVMGSLDVTADLVHSGVGPNDTNLEEACKVGSKIKARVICNFPTAKDPKLGISLLPHITSLSRMYPAQDANNLPTVVLPVSSLVEKCTVRHVESEIGLFVDTGVAGLSGFVHISRVKDGKVDALYQTSGPYQVGSVHKGRVIGYSEMDGIFHISFEKTILEQQYIRLEDVPVGAVVNCEIERLVIKEDGVAGLILKLAEGINGFVPDRHMSDIRLQHPEKKFREGMKVKARVLSTNPAKRTMRLTLKKTLVNSDAPPIKSYNEVSVGMQVLGTIVKLQPNGAHVKFYGPLRGFLPVSEMSEAYIRDPNEHFRVGQVVNVYVLDVDPDQRRLVVSCKDPGAFGLEKQTALKNIKLGDIVSGKVTQKTEDQVFVELADSQLKAILPVGHLTDNKSASKVQFSLKRISTGQTLSNLAVIDKNDQRRAIILTQKASLVEAAKDGKLPSTFEEVKIGSVLSGFVRNITQSAVFVQFSGSLHALLPRARLPADAQSLPDFGLQKYQSIEVKVVSTIPELRRVMVAPSSAPEQAEKPKRVEKAPAPEDGLKVGSIVQASITSVKQTQLNVQLVGTGVQGRIDVSQVFDKWDDIPDPKDPLDKFRKKQQLKVKVIGVHDAKDHRFLPLSHRSAHSVLELSAKPSDLKSEVAEPLALESIKVGETHVAFVNNVTPQYLWVNLSPNVRGRVSAMEASDDSSLLNDLHAHFPIGSALRVKVTSVDTENKHLDLSARSSSSSESITWASLKPNMFLPGRITKVNERQVLIKLSETVSGPVHLPDMVDNFDDIDTSEYKKNDIVRVSVVEVDAPNKRLRLSLRPSRIMSSALPVADKEISSFSQISSGDIVRGFVKNVADKGLFVLLGGQVTALVKIANLSDRFLKEWKDQFQIDQLVKGRVIAVDAALRQVELSLKASMVEEDYTPPMTFKDIKEGQVVTGKVRKVEEFGAFILVDNSANVSGLCHRSQMADKAVKDATKLYKEGDVVKAKVLEVDADKRRISFGLKPSLFDDEDSDMGSDAGAALEDESDEDVEMDEGALLKILGTDNMDDSDSDSENEEVEDDQDEGSDDDEEMEDAPSASASAKGSGLGLGKKSAWAEDPFDEPDAGSDDGEQIVAEKKKRRRKGEVQVDKTAELDAHGPQTSSDYERLLLGQPDSSALWIAYMSFQMQVSDLSKAREVAERAIKSINIREETEKLNVWVAYLNLEVAYGSKQTVEDVFKRACQYNDEQTVHEKLASNYIGLNKQKDADALFETMVKKFGAKSPKVWTNYAHFLHHTNNDPSRARALLPRATQQLDKRHHQAIISGFAALEFMSDNGEPERGRTMFEGLLSTWPKKGDLWSQLLDLETRRGAEADQAAVRDVFERRTRVKGLKPQQAERWFRRWAEWEEKLDPKGRERVMAKAQDWAAQFKSRKEADAAAAAEAADEEMEE is encoded by the exons ATGAGCAACCTCAAGCGCAAGGAGGCCCCCGGGGGCCCTCCTCCGTCAAAGACGGCCAAGAAACTGAAGGAGGCCCGCCCCTCCAAAAACGATGCGACGGCAAAAGATGCAACCCCCGCGAGCAAGCCCTCCAAGAAGCCCGCCGAACCCAAggcgcccgtcgtctccctgCTCAAGGATGACGAGCCCATCTTtccccgtggcggcggcagcgtcttGACACCCCTGGAGCAGAAGCAGATCCAAttggaggccaaggccgatgccatgcgcgacgacgaattcgacacgggcggcaaggcgcaaaagaagaagaagcgcaaggtGTCACTCAAGAgcgacggcaagcccggCTCCAGCAAGAAAAATACTGAAGGCACTGTGAAGGTGGAGAGTCTCAACTTCAAG AAACTGGTCAAGggctcgctcgtcctcggacagGTGACGCGCATCAACCGTCTTGACCTCGAGATCGCCCTGCCCAACAACCTCGCGGGCCGCGTCTCGATTGTCGCCATCTCCGAGCAGCTGACTGACAGACTGCAAAGCAACGCGGTCGAgaaagacgacggcgacggcgacgacgatgaagaatCCTCCGACGAAAGCAACGTTGATCTCAAGAGCCTGTTCGCCGTCGGACAGTACCTAAGGCTGTACGTCGTATCGACGTTGGACGAGTCAGCGGTTACCGGCAAGGCCAGGAGAAAAATCAACCTATCTCTGCGACCTGCCGAAACCAACGAGGGCCTTGACAAAGACGATCTTGTTCCCAACAGcaccgtcatggccgccgtcgtcagcgtcgaGGACCGTGGCTGTGTCATGGATATTGGTATTTCAGGACTCCGCGCTTTCTTACCGACAGGAGAGATCGACCCAAGCATAGATCGAGACCGGTTGCAGCCCGGATCCGTCTTCCTGTGCCATGTTACCggccagggcaagggcaaaGTCGTTCAGCTTTCGCTGCTGCAAAAGGCACTGGGAAATGTCAAAGCCGTGCCTACCGAGGCAACTACAATCAGCACTTTCTTGCCTGGCACCGCTGTCGATGTCCTTGTCTCGCACGCCGACCGCCGTGGCCTTGCCGGCAAGGTCATGGGCAGTCTGGATGTCACGGCCGATCTTGTACACTCTGGCGTGGGCCCCAACGACACGAATCTGGAAGAGGCCTGCAAGGTCGGCAGCAAAATCAAGGCCCGGGTCATCTGCAACTTTCCGACGGCAAAGGACCCCAAGCTAGGCatctcgctgctgccgcatATCACTTCTCTGAGTCGAATGTATCCTGCTCAGGATGCCAACAACCTGCCGACCGTCGTGCtccccgtctcgtcgctTGTGGAGAAGTGCACGGTTCGCCATGTCGAGTCCGAGATTGGGCTCTTTGTGGACACAGGTGTCGCTGGACTCAGCGGCTTCGTGCACATTTCACGGGTCAAGGACGGTAAGGTGGATGCGCTCTATCAGACGAGCGGCCCTTACCAGGTCGGATCCGTCCATAAGGGTCGTGTAATTGGCTACAGTGAGATGGATGGCATATTCCACATCTCCTTCGAGAAGACCATCCTCGAGCAGCAATACATTCGCCTCGAGGACGTTCCCGTCGGGGCGGTGGTCAACTGCGAAATCGAGAGACTTGTCATCAAGGAGGATGGCGTGGCTGGCTTGATTCTCAAGCTGGCAGAGGGCATCAACGGCTTCGTGCCGGATCGTCACATGTCCGACATTCGCCTCCAGCACCCCGAAAAGAAGTTTCGCGAGGGAATGAAGGTCAAAGCCAGGGTCCTCTCCACGAATCCAGCCAAGAGGACTATGCGCCTCACGCTCAAAAAGACACTCGTCAACTCGGACGCACCACCCATCAAGTCCTACAACGAGGTTAGCGTTGGCATGCAGGTCCTAGGCACCATCGTCAAGCTTCAGCCCAACGGTGCTCACGTCAAGTTTTACGGTCCCCTGCGAGGCTTCCTCCCGGTCTCTGAAATGAGCGAGGCATATATACGCGACCCCAATGAGCACTTCCGTGTGGGCCAGGTCGTCAACGTTTACGTCCTGGATGTCGACCCCGACCAAAGACGACTGGTCGTGTCCTGCAAAGATCCGGGCGCTTTCGGCCTGGAGAAGCAGACGGCGCTCAAGAACATCAAGCTGGGTGACATAGTCTCCGGCAAGGTGACACAAAAGACCGAGGACCAGGTCTTTGTAGAGCTAGCCGACagccagctcaaggccatcctGCCCGTGGGCCATCTGACAGACAACAAATCGGCGTCCAAGGTTCAGTTTTCCCTGAAGCGCATCTCGACCGGGCAAACTCTGTCAAACCTTGCGGTGATTGACAAGAATGATCAGCGCCGCGCCATCATTCTTACCCAAAAGGCCAGTCTGGTCGAGGCTGCCAAGGATGGAAAGCTGCCGTCGACATTTGAAGAGGTCAAGATCGGCAGCGTTCTCTCTGGATTTGTGCGGAACATTACCCAAAGCGCCGTTTTCGTTCAGTTCTCTGGAAGTCTccacgcgctgctgcccagggCCAGACTGCCTGCCGACGCCCAGAGCTTGCCCGACTTTGGCCTGCAGAAATACCAGTCTATCGAAGTCAAGGTTGTATCGACCATTCCGGAGCTGCGTCGCGTCATGGTAGCTCCCTCATCTGCACCCGAGCAAGCGGAGAAGCCGAAGCGTGTGGAAAAGGCCCCAGCACCCGAGGATGGCCTTAAGGTCGGCAGCATTGTGCAGGCCAGCATCACATCCGTTAAGCAGACGCAGCTGAACGTCCAGCTAGTGGGTACCGGTGTACAGGGTCGCATCGATGTTTCTCAAGTCTTTGACAAATGGGACGACATCCCCGACCCCAAAGATCCCCTGGACAAGTTCCGTaagaagcagcagctgaAGGTCAAGGTCATTGGTGTCCATGACGCGAAGGACCATCGCTTTCTCCCTCTGTCACACCGCTCGGCTCACTCGGTTCTGGAGCTGTCAGCGAAGCCCAGTGATTTGAAGAGCGAGGTCGCGGAACCCCTCGCCCTGGAGTCGATCAAGGTTGGAGAGACGCACGTCGCCTTTGTCAACAACGTCACCCCCCAGTACTTGTGGGTGAATCTGTCGCCCAACGTCCGCGGCCGTGTCTCTGCCATGGAGGCGTCAGATGACTCTTCGCTGCTCAACGACTTGCACGCCCACTTTCCCATCGGCTCTGCCTTGCGTGTGAAGGTTACCTCCGTCGATACCGAGAACAAGCACCTGGATCTCTCGGCACgatcgtcgagctcctccgaATCCATCACCTGGGCCAGCCTGAAGCCAAATATGTTCTTGCCTGGTCGTATCACCAAGGTCAACGAGCGCCAAGTGTTGATTAAACTTAGCGAGACCGTCTCGGGCCCTGTCCACCTGCCTGACATGGTCGATAActtcgacgacatcgacaccTCCGAGTACAAGAAGAACGACATTGTGCGTGTTTCGGTGGTGGAAGTGGACGCCCCCAACAAGCGACTCCGCCTGTCGCTCCGCCCCTCGCGCATTATGAGCTCGGCGCTGCCAGTGGCCGACAAGGAGATCAGCAGCTTTTCCCAGATCTCCAGCGGCGATATTGTTCGCGGCTTCGTGAAGAATGTCGCTGACAAgggcctcttcgtcctcctcggtggaCAAGTGACGGCTCTTGTCAAGATTGCAAATTTGTCAGACCGCTTCTTGAAGGAGTGGAAAGACCAGTTCCAGATTGATCAGCTGGTCAAAGGCCGTGTCATCGCTGTTGATGCCGCCTTGCGCCAGGTCGAGCTCAGCCTCAAAGCTTCCATGGTGGAGGAAGACTACACCCCGCCGATGACCTTTAAGGATATTAAAGAGGGCCAGGTCGTGACGGGCAAGGTgcgcaaggtcgaggagTTTGGTGCATTCATTCTCGTCGATAACTCTGCCAACGTGAGTGGTCTGTGCCACCGTAGCCAAatggccgacaaggccgtcaaggacgcgACGAAGCTCTacaaggagggcgacgtggtcaaggccaaggttCTCGAGGTGGATGCCGACAAGCGACGAATTTCGTTCGGCTTGAAACCGTCATTATTTGATGACGAGGATAGCGATATGGGCTCGGATGCTGGCGCGGCCCTGGAGGATGAGAGCGACGAAGATgtcgagatggacgagggtGCCTTGCTCAAAATCCTTGGCACAGATAACATGGATGACTCTGACTCTGACTCTGAGAATGAAGAAGTTGAGGACGACCAAGACGAAGGcagtgacgacgatgaagagaTGGAAGATgcccccagcgccagcgccagcgccaagggGAGCGGCCTCGGCTTGGGCAAAAAGTCAGCCTGGGCGGAAGACCCATTTGACGAGCCTGATGCAGGGTCCGACGACGGGGAGCAGATTGTTGCTgaaaagaagaagcggaGAAGAAAGGGCGAAGTCCAGGTGGATAAGACGGCCGAACTCGACGCACATGGCCCGCAAACGTCGAGCGACTACGAACGACTGCTTCTAGGGCAGCCAGACTCATCTGCGCTCTGGATCGCCTACATGTCGTTCCAGATGCAGGTGAGCGACCTGTCCAAGGCCAGAGAAGTCGCCGAGCGCGCTATCAAGAGCATCAACATCCGAgaggagacggagaagcTCAACGTGTGGGTGGCGTACCTCAACCTGGAAGTCGCTTACGGCAGCAAGCAGACCGTGGAGGACGTGTTCAAGCGCGCGTGCCAATACAACGACGAGCAGACGGTGCACGAGAAGCTGGCGAGTAATTACATTGGGTTGAACAAGCAGAAG GATGCCGATGCGCTCTTTGAGACGATGGTCAAGAAATTCGGAGCAAAGTCTCCCAAGGTGTGGACCAACTACGCGCACTTCCTGCATCACACGAATAACGACCCTTCGCGGGCACGTGCTCTGttgccgcgcgcgacgcagCAACTGGACAAGCGACATCAccaggccatcatcagcggGTTCGCCGCGCTCGAGTTCATGTCGGACAACGGCGAGCCGGAGCGGGGTCGCACCATGTTCGAGGGTCTCCTGTCGACGTGGCCGAAGAAGGGCGATCTCTGGAGCCAGCTGCTGGACCtggagacgagacgaggcgcggaGGCGGATCAAGCGGCAGTGCGGGACGTGTTCGAGCGCCGGACTCGTGTCAAGGGCCTGAagccgcagcaggccgaGAGGTGGTTCCGGCGCTGGGCAGAGtgggaggagaagctcgatCCCAAGGGCCGGGAGCGGgtcatggccaaggcgcagGACTGGGCGGCGCAATTCAAGTCGcgcaaggaggccgacgcggcggcggcggcagaggcagccGACGAAGAGATGGAGGAGTGA
- a CDS encoding uncharacterized protein (SECRETED:SignalP(1-20~SECRETED:cutsite=AAA-LP~SECRETED:prob=0.3483)~COG:O~EggNog:ENOG503NV31~MEROPS:MER0000928), giving the protein MQTFGAFLAALVATGCLAAALPAESQGGFSVPVVRNTEAETNGFAALQRTLNKFNMVMPSPDELREAATHSKVKTVDRLTTINDKRWTGHVATQPLAQDSMYITEVHIGTPAQKLRLDIDTGSSDLWVFSTALPPDQVNGQRLYNPKRSQSAKKLEGATWKIHYADQSGSSGDVYIDNVSIGGLRIKGQAVGAAKEVSRQFTKTPDCDGLLGLAFSSLNTIRPKPQLTFLDTAKGHIKQSLFTANLNHHANGTYNFGFIDKKEHKGPITYTPVNNTQGFWGFSSPGYVIDGVYYEQKVDSIVDTGTTLMYVPENIVDQYWLPIPGAILYWWSWAYLFPCDTKLPDFAYKVEGSMVTIPGEYLDHGFIGTLEGVRLCYGGLQSNRPLRGFSIHGDVALKSSLVVFDEGNMRLGFAPKL; this is encoded by the exons ATGCAGACATTTGGTGCAttcctcgctgccctcgtgGCCACCGGctgcctcgctgccgccctcccgGCAGAGTCGCAGGGCGGCTTCTCAGTGCCCGTAGTCCGCAACACTGAGGCGGAAACGAACGGGTTCGCCGCCTTGCAGAGGACGCTCAACAAGTTCAACATGGTCATGCCCAGCCCTGACGAACtcagggaggcggcgacccaCTCCAAGGTCAAAACGGTCGACAGGTTGACGACGATCAACGACAAGAGATGGACCGGACATGTCGCCACCCAGCCCCTGGCCCAAGATTCCATGTACATCACCGAGGTGCACATTGGCACGCCGGCTCAAAAGTTGCGGCTCGACATTGACACTGGATCAAGCGACCTGTGGGTCTTCAGCACGGCGCTGCCTCCGGACCAGGTGAACGGCCAGAGGCTCTATAACCCAAAGAGGAGTCAATCTGCCAAAAAGCTCGAGGGCGCTACTTGGAAGATCCACTACGCCGATCaaagcggcagcagcggggaCGTCTATATCGACAACGTCAGTATCGGCGGCTTGAGAATCAAGGGCCAGGCAGTCGGGGCGGCCAAAGAGGTCAGCAGGCAATTCACTAAGACACCCGACTGTGACGGATTGCTCGGCTTGGCCTTTAGCTCTCTCAACACGATTAGGCCCAAGCCACAGCTCACCTTTTTGGACACGGCAAAGGGGCATATCAAGCAGTCGCTGTTCACAGCTAACCTCAACCACCACGCCA ACGGGACATACAATTTTGGGTTCATTGACAAGAAGGAGCACAAGGGCCCCATCACCTACACCCCAGTCAACAACACCCAGGGCTTCTGGGGATTCAGCTCTCCGGGATACGTCATCGATGGAGTGTACTATGAGCAGAAGGTAGACTCCATCGTCGACACCGGCACCACGCTCATGTATGTGCCCGAGAACATTGTCGATCAATACTGGCTTCCAATTCCAGGAGCGATACTGTACTGGTGGTCGTGGGCATATCTCTTTCCATGCGACACGAAGCTCCCTGATTTCGCGTACAAGGTGGAGGGTTCCATGGTCACGATTCCCGGCGAATATCTCGACCATGGCTTTATCGGCACGCTCGAGGGGGTTAGATTGTGCTATGGCGGCCTGCAGAGCAACCGTCCCTTGCGCGGCTTCAGCATCCACGGAGACGTGGCGCTCAAGTCGTCGTTGGTTGTCTTTGATGAGGGCAACATGAGGCTGGGCTTTGCGCCCAAGTTGTGA